The Erythrobacter insulae genome window below encodes:
- a CDS encoding endonuclease III domain-containing protein — MQLNLGPDKRTDILRRLQAAMIAAFGRIVRPDEKRRAPEWVLVHGVIGAQTKTAASNASTEALLAEFGSWRAVADVPVEELEARLQGQTFPSVAARRLKDCLETIIAERGSVDLRHLSNLNLEHAIAWLETLPGVARKNAAGVMNASTFNRKAMVIDGHHRRIMQRMGVVPPKADTAKTYDALMPIVPEEWSAADMDEHHLLLKKLGQTYCRPRAPQCEGCPARADCETGTSL; from the coding sequence ATGCAGCTCAATCTTGGACCGGATAAACGCACAGATATATTGCGGCGATTGCAGGCCGCGATGATCGCGGCGTTCGGACGGATTGTGCGCCCTGATGAAAAACGCCGCGCCCCGGAATGGGTGCTGGTTCACGGCGTGATCGGCGCGCAGACGAAAACGGCGGCTTCCAACGCATCGACTGAAGCGCTGCTTGCTGAATTCGGAAGCTGGCGCGCGGTTGCGGATGTTCCAGTCGAAGAGCTTGAGGCGCGGTTGCAGGGTCAGACATTCCCAAGCGTCGCGGCCCGCCGGCTAAAGGATTGCCTCGAAACCATCATCGCCGAACGCGGCAGTGTTGATCTGCGGCATCTTTCCAACCTCAATCTGGAACACGCGATTGCATGGCTCGAAACGCTTCCCGGTGTGGCGCGCAAAAACGCGGCCGGGGTGATGAATGCCAGCACGTTCAATCGCAAAGCAATGGTGATTGATGGCCATCACCGCCGGATCATGCAGCGCATGGGTGTGGTTCCGCCAAAAGCCGATACCGCGAAAACCTATGATGCGCTGATGCCAATCGTGCCGGAGGAATGGAGCGCGGCAGACATGGATGAACATCATCTGCTGCTCAAAAAACTGGGCCAGACATATTGCCGGCCACGCGCGCCGCAATGCGAGGGATGTCCCGCCCGCGCCGATTGCGAGACGGGAACCAGCCTGTAG
- the guaA gene encoding glutamine-hydrolyzing GMP synthase: MDAQHLPDSILIVDFGSQVTQLIARRVREAGVYSEIAPFSLAEEAFHRMKPKGIILSGSPASVPDEGSPRAPQILFDSGLPILGICYGQQVMSQQLGGEVRPGHETGDGGEFGRAFLTVTKNCALFDGLWAEGERHQVWMSHGDKVTQFAPGFEIVATSDGAPFAVIADEKRRYYGTQFHPEVVHTPDGGKLLANFVHKVCGLAGDWTMAAYRDTKIAEIREQVGDGRVICGLSGGVDSSVAAILIHEAIGDQLTCVFVDHGLLRLNEREQVESLFRDHYNIPLVVVDAEERFMAGLDGVSDPEKKRKFIGGEFIAVFEEEANKLGGADFLAQGTLYPDVIESVSFTGGPSVTIKSHHNVGGLPERMNMKLVEPLRELFKDEVRVLGRELGLDEQFVGRHPFPGPGLAIRIPGEVTKERCDILRKADAIYLEEIRNAGLYDAIWQAFAVLLPVKTVGVMGDHRTYDSVCGLRAVTSTDGMTADVYPFDAGFLTGCATRIVNEVQGINRVVYDYTSKPPGTIEWE; this comes from the coding sequence ATGGACGCACAACATCTCCCAGATTCGATCCTCATTGTCGATTTCGGCAGTCAGGTAACCCAGTTGATTGCGCGCCGCGTGCGCGAGGCAGGGGTTTATTCCGAAATAGCCCCCTTCAGTCTGGCTGAAGAGGCATTTCACCGGATGAAACCCAAAGGCATTATCCTTTCAGGATCGCCCGCCAGCGTGCCCGACGAAGGAAGCCCGCGCGCGCCGCAAATCCTGTTTGATAGCGGCTTGCCGATTCTGGGCATTTGTTATGGCCAACAGGTGATGAGCCAGCAATTGGGCGGCGAAGTGCGGCCCGGCCATGAAACAGGCGATGGCGGCGAGTTCGGTCGTGCATTCCTGACTGTGACCAAAAATTGCGCGCTGTTCGACGGGCTATGGGCCGAGGGTGAGCGTCATCAAGTCTGGATGAGCCACGGGGACAAGGTCACCCAGTTTGCGCCCGGTTTTGAAATCGTTGCCACATCGGATGGCGCACCTTTTGCGGTGATCGCTGATGAAAAGCGCCGGTATTACGGCACGCAATTCCACCCGGAAGTGGTGCATACGCCCGATGGCGGGAAACTGCTCGCCAATTTCGTCCACAAGGTTTGCGGGCTTGCCGGTGACTGGACCATGGCCGCTTATCGCGACACCAAAATCGCCGAAATTCGCGAACAAGTCGGCGATGGACGGGTTATCTGCGGTCTATCAGGCGGCGTCGATAGTTCGGTAGCCGCGATCCTGATCCACGAAGCGATCGGCGATCAGCTTACCTGCGTATTCGTCGATCACGGATTGCTGCGCCTCAACGAACGCGAGCAAGTCGAAAGCCTGTTTCGCGATCATTACAATATTCCTCTCGTCGTGGTGGATGCCGAAGAGCGCTTTATGGCGGGCCTCGACGGGGTCAGCGACCCAGAGAAAAAGCGTAAATTCATCGGCGGAGAATTCATCGCGGTATTCGAGGAAGAGGCCAACAAGCTTGGCGGAGCAGATTTCCTCGCTCAGGGCACCCTCTATCCCGACGTCATCGAAAGCGTCAGTTTCACCGGCGGGCCGAGCGTCACTATCAAAAGCCACCACAATGTCGGCGGTCTGCCGGAACGCATGAACATGAAGCTGGTCGAACCGCTGCGTGAACTGTTCAAAGACGAAGTTCGCGTTCTTGGCCGGGAGCTTGGCCTGGATGAACAATTTGTTGGGCGGCACCCGTTCCCCGGCCCCGGCCTCGCAATCCGTATTCCCGGTGAAGTAACCAAGGAACGCTGCGATATCCTGCGTAAAGCCGATGCGATCTATCTCGAAGAAATCCGCAACGCCGGATTGTATGACGCGATCTGGCAGGCCTTTGCCGTTCTCCTTCCGGTCAAAACCGTGGGGGTGATGGGTGATCATCGCACATATGACAGTGTTTGCGGCCTGCGGGCTGTGACCAGCACCGATGGCATGACGGCTGATGTTTACCCGTTTGACGCGGGTTTCCTTACTGGCTGCGCGACCCGCATCGTCAACGAAGTGCAAGGCATTAACCGCGTCGTTTACGATTACACCAGCAAACCGCCGGGCACGATTGAATGGGAGTGA